The genomic interval GGAAAAAAACAGAAGGAGAAACAGCAGGCAGGACAGAAAAAAACGGCAGCGCATAAAAATACTCTACGGCTCCTTAATCTCCGGGTCAAGCCCGCTCTCTTGACATCGACTTTTCCCCTCCCTACAATCATCTGCAAGATATTATTCCTTTTAAGGAGCAGAAAATGACTTCATATAAAGAGCTGGGGCTTGTTAACTCCAGAGAGATCTTCAAGAAAGCGGTAGCCGGCGGGTACGCTATTCCCGCCTACAATTTCAACAATATGGAACAGCTGCAGGCAATCATTCAGGCCTGCGTGGAGACCAAATCTCCTGTTATTCTGCAGGTTTCCGCAGGAGCCAGAAAATATGCCAACTCCACAATGCTGCGATACATGGCCCAGGGTGCTGTAGAATACGCGAAAGAGCTGGGGTATTCAGTTCCCGTGGTTCTTCATCTTGATCACGGCGACAGCTTTGAACTCTGCAAGGACTGCATCGATTCCGGCTTTTCTTCTGTAATGATCGACGGCAGCCATCACTCCTTCGATGATAACATTGCCTTGACAAAAAAGGTCGTTGAATACGCCCATGCTCATGATGTAACAGTGGAAGGCGAATTAGGAGTTCTGGCAGGAATCGAAGACGATGTTGTAGCTGAAAAATCCACGTACACCAAACCGGAAGAGGTTATCGAGTTCGTAGAACGAACCGGCGTCGACTCCCTGGCGATTTCCATTGGAACCAGCCATGGCGCGAACAAGTTTACCCCCGATCAGTGTACCCGTAACGCCGACGGTGTTCTGGTTCCGCCCCCCCTGCGTTTCGACATTCTGGAAGAAATCGAAAAGCAGCTGCCGGGCTTCCCTATTGTCCTTCACGGCTCATCTTCGGTACCCTCCGACCAGGTAGAAATAATCAACAAGTACGGCGGAGCTATCAAGGATGCGGTTGGAATCCCTGAGGAACAGCTGAGAAAAGCTGCCAAGTCTGCGGTCTGTAAAATCAACATCGATTCCGACGGACGACTTGCAATGACGGCTGCTGTAAGAGAAGTACTTGCCACCAAACCTGCTGAATTCGATCCCCGCAAGTATCTTGGGCCCGCCAGGGACTCCCTTAAGGAGCTCTATAAACACAAGAATGAAGTCGTACTCGGGTCGGCAGGGCACGCGTAACACGTAAAGGGCACCTCTAAAACAGAGAGAATTCGTTATTCAGCTGCCTGGGATATCCCAGGCAGCTTTTTTTATGAACTAATCACTATTCAGATATCAGATAAGATTCTGCCGGCGAGACAGAACACCAACCCCGATCCCTATCAGAATAAAAACCGCGAGGCTTAATCCCCAGCGAAAGCTGTAGAAGAGAGCGGGAACAAGGGCCATCAACAATGAGGCAGGGAATATCAGACAGGAGAAAAGCAACCGGACTGCTCCCCTGGCCTGCAGATACTGTATAATAAGAAGAACAGTTATCAGCAGAAAGAAGAATTCTGTAAAGGGTAACCCGAAAAGAACAAAGGGATCATGAACGTGTATATGCTTGATACTGTTTATAGCTCCGGTGGGAATATAGATCCCCATGGCAAAGGGCAGAA from Marispirochaeta sp. carries:
- a CDS encoding class II fructose-bisphosphate aldolase codes for the protein MTSYKELGLVNSREIFKKAVAGGYAIPAYNFNNMEQLQAIIQACVETKSPVILQVSAGARKYANSTMLRYMAQGAVEYAKELGYSVPVVLHLDHGDSFELCKDCIDSGFSSVMIDGSHHSFDDNIALTKKVVEYAHAHDVTVEGELGVLAGIEDDVVAEKSTYTKPEEVIEFVERTGVDSLAISIGTSHGANKFTPDQCTRNADGVLVPPPLRFDILEEIEKQLPGFPIVLHGSSSVPSDQVEIINKYGGAIKDAVGIPEEQLRKAAKSAVCKINIDSDGRLAMTAAVREVLATKPAEFDPRKYLGPARDSLKELYKHKNEVVLGSAGHA